The nucleotide sequence GGGCACATGGCAAGCTGGTGGCATTTGTTCATCCGAAATCTGCCAATGGCGTCCTTACCGAACTTTCACAACCAGCAGGTTAATCTTATAAGTCAAATTTTGTTACTTGTCCCTGTTACAAGTCTTTGCGAGGATCCGCCCATAGCGAATGCTATGCAAAAAAACTGTCACCTCTTGCCAGGTTAAATGCCGCGGGCAATCAGCGAAGCTGATATTTAACGGGGGCGACCGAAGCGGAGAGGTCTCTAATCAAATAACACTATGATAGCTTTGAATAAATACCCCACCCAGCCTCCCCTAATTTAGGGGAGGAGCTTTATCTTTGCTCCTATTAAAAAATTAGGAGGGGATTAAGGGGTGGTAAAATTTATAAGAATACATTATTCAAAAATCCCGCATAAGCTTTTTATAATAAAAAAGGCAGCCGAATGGCTGCCTTTTTTTGGTATATAGTTTGATATAGTGTGTCTATTTGATTGTGCATTTACCGCTTTCGTAGTTAACATGTGCATCCAGATAGTACAGTCTGTCCATCTGTTTGTAGCCGCACATGTCCTGCAAGGCGTAGTACAGTTCACTTGATCTGCCGCCTGCAGAACACATAAATACCACATATCCGTCTTCAGGCAGCTGATTGATTACGTAATCACAACCTTTTTTGTAAACTTCATTCACATGAATATTGATTGCTCCTTTGACGTGTCCCTGTTTGAACTCCTCGGGGCTTCTCACATCAACGATATGAATGTTTTCAGGTCTGTCGTCAATTAAGGTTTTAAAGTATTCTTTGTCAATGGTGCCTTCTTCTTTTCCTTCTTTCAGTGCTTCCGCTTCATCTTTTTTCTCTGCCTTTTCAATTGTACCGCCGGTTTTTGTAGTGGGGTGTCCATTCTTTTTCCAGCCGGGAAGTCCCCCTGAGTAATTATAAACATTTTCATATCCGTATTCACTAACCAGTATTCCTGAAACGGTGTGAGACTTTACACATTCCCAACCGCCGCAAAAAACAACTATAGCAGCTTTCTTGTCAGCTGGAAGCTTATCTAAGTATTTTTGCCTCTGGTCTTTCATGAACTTGAATTTTGTGTCAGGAATGCTTACTGCACCGGGAATTGTTTCAGCTTCAAATTTTCTTGCAGGTCTTGCATCGACAAATGTGACGTTTTCTTTATAAAGCTTTACGGCATAGTCATCGGAAATCTCAACATAAGATTTTTTCGACCAATCGGGCATTCCCGCCAAATATACTTTGACATCCTTGTAGCCTTTTTCCTTGAGCATTTTCGCTACGTGGTAACTTTTTACACATTTAAATCCGCCGCAGTATACTATTATTTCTGTGGACTTTGTAACACCAGTCAAAGATTTCAGTCTCGGGTAATGGTCCTTGAACTGATTGTCATGAATGTTTATGGCGCTGGGAATGTGGCCGGCCTCGTATTTTCTGCCGGGTCTGGCATCGACGATGACCACTTCATCGAAATTCCTGAGTCCTTTGCCCACTTTTTTGTTAACATATTCATAATCAACCAGCTGAAATCCTGCAGTTTCAACCTTTTCTTTGACGCTCATTGTTTTTGCAGGTTCTGCAGCTTTTTGGGGAACTGCACAGCCTGCTATCAATAAAACAAATAGCAAGGTTGGTAAAATAAAAAGTTTCTTGAAATTCTTAAACATACATGTACCTCCCATTATTTTTGTATAATAATTATGTCAAAAGAATAAAATCTGTCAATACTATTTTTGGGCTAAAAATCATTTGATATCAAAATATTATATGAATATGCATATATTTATATACAAAAAAGGCAATATTCTGAACCTATGATATAGAAAAATCCTATAGACTTGCTATGGTTTGAAGTGGTAAACAAATATCTAAAAAACTAATGAGATCACTTATAATTCAAGTTTCGCACTTCGTTTTGTCTAGCATTCGCTTTTAGCGAACATATAGAATGTTAAACATATTTACCAGTCTAAAAGACTGGTGCTAGCCATAGGCATCCTTGCGACTGAGCACTTAAGAATTTAAGTGCTCGGTTGTGGCAATCTCAAGACAAGAAAAGTAGAGAGATTGCTTCGTCGTTTTCACTCCCTGCCCTGTTAAATGCCACAGGCAATCAGCGAAGCTGATATTTAACAGGGTGAACAAAGACGTGAAAACAGTGCAAGGGCAAAACTTGAATTATAATTTTTTCCTGTCTGCATTCATGGCTATGTAAAGGTTTTTAGTAACAGTTTCTGCGATTCTGCTTAGCATTAGACGTATTCTGGTAAATATATTATTTTCACAAACTTATCGATTTTTGGAGGATGCT is from Flexistipes sinusarabici DSM 4947 and encodes:
- a CDS encoding rhodanese-like domain-containing protein, producing MFKNFKKLFILPTLLFVLLIAGCAVPQKAAEPAKTMSVKEKVETAGFQLVDYEYVNKKVGKGLRNFDEVVIVDARPGRKYEAGHIPSAINIHDNQFKDHYPRLKSLTGVTKSTEIIVYCGGFKCVKSYHVAKMLKEKGYKDVKVYLAGMPDWSKKSYVEISDDYAVKLYKENVTFVDARPARKFEAETIPGAVSIPDTKFKFMKDQRQKYLDKLPADKKAAIVVFCGGWECVKSHTVSGILVSEYGYENVYNYSGGLPGWKKNGHPTTKTGGTIEKAEKKDEAEALKEGKEEGTIDKEYFKTLIDDRPENIHIVDVRSPEEFKQGHVKGAINIHVNEVYKKGCDYVINQLPEDGYVVFMCSAGGRSSELYYALQDMCGYKQMDRLYYLDAHVNYESGKCTIK